The following coding sequences lie in one Mus musculus strain C57BL/6J chromosome 11, GRCm38.p6 C57BL/6J genomic window:
- the Tex19.1 gene encoding testis-expressed protein 19.1, with translation MCPPVSVRHGARGMSCLYEAWLYHLVHGEQTKICFACFKAAFLLNKLYLEMGDWQEEEEEEEEEDADLLEYLSESESESEQEPGPEQDAWRGLGSLYVPQSVSEGSGVLLPTPVWTQGILFSIFVPTELFPQEAVPLDLGPEDAEWTQALPWRLDGLFPCSHQLIPPLTWWDIFDVMPSPGQPVLLELRCHWPLDQTVAQSWLQDQKFVLLLDSVQSRCHLLSMRVRWVVRTQVQHWQVLLDPGEMWVAHFRKEVGQHGLYHQSLNPWRLSILTASELGMELLPATCYLWNKGFWVGSFLPWHINMPETWSWEPGERLFITDATICGTDYHLAQSFLDSHPTPHPLLTLTP, from the coding sequence ATGTGTCCCCCAGTCAGCGTTCGCCATGGGGCCAGGGGCATGTCCTGCCTCTATGAGGCATGGCTGTACCATCTTGTCCATGGGGAACAGACGAAGATCTGCTTTGCTTGCTTCAAGGCAGCTTTCCTATTGAATAAACTCTACCTGGAGATGGGAGACtggcaagaggaggaagaggaagaggaagaggaagatgctGATCTCCTGGAATACttgtcagagtcagagtcagagtctgAGCAGGAGCCAGGGCCTGAGCAGGATGCATGGCGGGGATTGGGGTCCCTTTATGTGCCACAGAGTGTCTCTGAAGGGTCTGGGGTCCTGCTGCCAACCCCTGTGTGGACACAGGGCATACTATTCTCCATTTTTGTGCCCACTGAGCTCTTTCCTCAGGAAGCTGTACCCCTGGATCTGGGTCCTGAGGATGCTGAGTGGACCCAGGCCCTTCCCTGGAGACTTGATGGGCTTTTTCCCTGCTCGCACCAGCTCATCCCTCCTCTGACTTGGTGGGATATTTTTGATGTGATGCCATCTCCTGGGCAACCTGTGTTGTTGGAGTTGAGATGCCACTGGCCCTTGGACCAGACAGTAGCACAATCCTGGTTGCAAGACCAGAAGTTTGTCCTCCTGTTGGATAGCGTCCAATCTAGGTGCCACCTGCTGTCAATGCGTGTCCGCTGGGTCGTAAGGACTCAGGTCCAGCACTGGCAGGTGTTGCTGGACCCTGGTGAGATGTGGGTGGCCCATTTTCGGAAAGAAGTTGGGCAGCACGGCCTGTACCATCAGAGCCTGAATCCCTGGAGGCTGAGCATCCTGACAGCTTCAGAATTAGGGATGGAGTTATTGCCTGCCACCTGCTACCTGTGGAATAAAGGCTTCTGGGTAGGTTCCTTCTTGCCCTGGCACATtaacatgccagagacctggagcTGGGAGCCAGGAGAGAGGCTGTTTATCACAGATGCTACTATTTGTGGTACTGACTACCACCTTGCTCAGTCTTTCCTtgattcccaccccaccccccaccccctcctgacCCTTACTCCCTGA